Below is a window of Armatimonadota bacterium DNA.
AACGGGGACGAGGGTCAACTCGGCTGGATGGGTCTTGACCGCCCGTCCCTGGGTCTGGCGGCCGGCGTCGGCGTGGAACAAGACACCCACGCTCTCGAGGATCTTCGAAGCTCGGCCGATGGACCTCAATGACTCAGGTGGTATGGCGGTCCATCTGCAGAGCAGCGTTGGAGGGCACAGGACCGGAACATTCGACCCTGCAGGGCGCTTCCGCGAGATCGACATGCTCCCCGGCTTCAAGTACCGGACTACGAACGGCATCAACGTCCATGGCGATGTCGTCGGCACCTGCGTCAGCTGGCCGGAGAACCGTGGACACGGATGGCTCTACAGGCCTGGCGTCGGCACGATCGACCTTGGCGAGTCGCCCGACGGGCCGGGCACCAACGCGGTCGACATCAACGACAACGGGGACGTCGTCGGGGTCCACTTCGAGACGGACTCTACAGGCGACAGATACGTGCCCCACCTTTGGTTGGGCGGCGTCGTATACGTCAACCTTGGCCGTTACCAGGGGAAAGACCTCTATCCGACGGCGATGAACATCCATGGGGACATCTGCGGGACATCCAGCTTTCTCGACGCTCCGCAATTGCGACTGGCTGACGGTACCTACATCCGGTTCGGCCCGATCCCGGGAAAGTTTGATTTCTGCGGTGCGCGGGACATGAACGACGACCGCTGGGTGGTGGGCTCGGGCTCGTACCAGGGCCAGGACCGCTCGTTCCTGTGGCGCCCGGGATATGGGCACGCCGTCCTTGAAGACCTCGTGGACTGGACGGGCGCCGGCTATACGTTCCTCTCGGCCTGGGGCGTCAGCAACAACGGCAAGATCTGCGGCCAAGCCAAGAAAGAAGGGGAGACGAAGATCCGCCCGTTCCTGCTCGAACCATACTACGACTAGTTTGAGGCAAGTTGTTTCCTCACGTGTCGCCTCAACGGGCCCGAAGAAACGTCCGCCCCCGCGCAACTACCGGTTCTGCCTCAGATCGTTACGGCGGGTGGCAAAACCAAGGGTGACCTCTCGCTTGGGTGGCCAGGACAAGGCCAATGGTTCGTGCGGCTTTGTCCTGGTTCCGTGAGGAACACTCTGAAAACAGCGGCCGTTGCACCAAGCGGGGTCGAACCGCACCCGTGGACGCAAGGGTCATTCACGCAGGTCGGGCGACGGAGGCAAGTTCCTACGGACCGGGCTGCAAACGGGCACCCCGGCCAAGGGCGACGGGGCAGGCGTGCCATGCCCTTTTAGCCCGGCCACCCATCGGGAGGTCACAGTTGTTCTGGCCGCCCGCCGATGTCTCCCGTCAAAAGCCATCGCAGGTCTTCGATTTTCATCGGTTCATCCGTCGCGTGGACGATTCGGTGGCAGTTCGCACAGAGCATCGCAAGATCCTCGGGCCTGGTCGTACCTCGGTCAGTTAAGCTCCCGAGTGGAACGCGGCCTAGTCGGTCGGGGGTCGGGGGTCGGTCGTCGGTGGTCGGGTTTCGGGGCTCGGGTCTCGGGTCTCGGGGCAGCCAAGGTGCTCCACCCCCGACCCCCTCCTCCTATTCGGGGCACGAACCATCCGCCGGAAAGCGGGGTTCCGGACCCCCTCGCCCCTCTGGGGGAGAGGGGGATGGGGGTGAGGGGCCGGTGCATGTCGGGCCAAGGGTTCGGGGCTTCCCCTCCCTCGTCTGAAGCAGATGCCTCATCCCCTGCACACGTTAGACCGGACGGCAGTACTGCTCCACCCCCAACCCCCTCCTCATGTTCGGGGCACAAGACATCCCCTGCACACGGAATTGGGAAAGCGGAACTGCTCCACCCCCAACCCCCTCCTCCTATTCGGGGCACCCTTCGGCTTCGCTCAGGGCAGGCTCTCCTTCGGAGACATCCCCTGCACGCGAGGAGGGGGCTACCGCTCTTTGCATGTGGCCAGTAAACTGGAACGATGCCGCGGAAGGAGCTGGACGAATGGATCCTTCAAATGGGGCTCGACATGCACCGCCTCAGCAACGAGATGGTGCCTGCCGCGCCGAAGCTCGCGATGCAGAAGGAATGGGCGCCGAGGATCGACGTGCTCGAGACGCCCGGCCACGTGCTCGTCAAGGCCGAACTGGCGGGCGTGCGGACGGGCCAGTTCGTGATCCAGTACAGCCCTGAGAAACATGTGCTCCTCGTCCGCGGGGAGCGGGCGGCGGAGTCGCTCGGGCCGGACATCCCGACGCTGCCCCATCAGCTTGAGATCGACTATGGGCAGTTCGCGCGCGAAATCCGCTTGCCGGACGTTCCTTTAGACGTGAACCTGGCCCAAGCCCACATCGCCTGCGGCATGCTGACCGTCCTGATCCCGAAATCTCAGGCCGCGGAAGAGACCCACGTCATCGTCGAGCGGACGATCACGGTGCGAAGGAGGATCACGTGAGCGCGAAAGACGGCCCGATCGAGGATCTCGGGCTCCCGGTCGAAGATTTGGAGGACCTGGACACTGACGGAGGCACCGCGACCGTGGCGATGGGGATCGAGGACGAGCCGAAGCCGGACATCCCCGACGTCCTCAACCTGCTGCCGCTGAGGGATTCGGTCGTCTATCCGATGTTGATCGCGCCCCTGAGCGTGGCGCGGCCCGCTGCGATCGAGTTGATCGACGACAGCGTCGCCTCGTCCAACCGGGTGATCGGGACGATCGCCCAGCGCGAGGC
It encodes the following:
- a CDS encoding Hsp20/alpha crystallin family protein; amino-acid sequence: MPRKELDEWILQMGLDMHRLSNEMVPAAPKLAMQKEWAPRIDVLETPGHVLVKAELAGVRTGQFVIQYSPEKHVLLVRGERAAESLGPDIPTLPHQLEIDYGQFAREIRLPDVPLDVNLAQAHIACGMLTVLIPKSQAAEETHVIVERTITVRRRIT